The Saccharolobus shibatae B12 genomic interval GCCATTAAATACTGCTAAAAGAGAATTAATCGAGGAAATAGGATATGAAGCTGGGAAAATAAAAGAAATAATAGGTTTCTACGCTTCGCCTGGCATAACTACTGAGTATATGAGGTTATATTTAGCTGAAGATCTCATATACGTTGGAGCTAAACCGGAACCATATGAAATCATAGAACCCATTAGGGTAAATATAGATGAGGCAATAAAAATGATAAGGGAAAGGAAAATAGAAGACGCAAAAACGATAATAGGAGTGTTTGCGTTAAAGGAACTCTTAAAATAAAAAAGAAAAACATAGAAAAATTTAAAATTATTTAATACTATAAAATGTTATGGCGAAGTTCCTAATCGTTATTAAATCGCAAGATGAATTGAACGTAAATACTGCAGTTAACGTGGCAAATGGATTAAAGATGATGGGTGCAGAGGATGTGAAAAATTGTATTTTTAGGCCCAGCTATAACAGCACTCTACAGTAAAAATAGATTGTCAGAGATAGTTAAAAAGAACGCTGATTCCCTTAAGAAAAATTCTGTCAAAGTTTTCACATGTGAAATGGCCATGAAAAATTATAATGTGAATAAAGATAGTCTAGTATATGTAGATGAGATAAGTAGGGGTGCTGATGTTATAGTAAAAATGGCTAACAAAGGATATGAAATATTAACATTTTAAATTAAAAATAGATCTAAGCCTTTCAGTTCTCCAACTATTATTGGTTCTTCTTTTGTTATCCATTTTCTTGCCTTGACTTCTCTGAGAGCCTCTACCACTTCAACCCAATTCTCTAGCTCAGGAATCTCATAAACTACAACGAACTCGTAATCGCCTACCCCAAAGGAGTAAGTGGTATATGACCTAATTCCCTTGTTCTTTGGATGAGTCCTAGCAGTTTCAATATGCTCTTTCATGATTTTTTCCCTTTCTTCAAAAGGTAGAAGATACCATTCTACGTCCTTTTTCATTGGATATGCTACAAAATACCTTAAAGGCTCTAATGAGAGAACCTTCTTAATGTCAAAATTGCCTCTTGTATATGGCGACGACCTATATATGGAAAATAAGGATAATGATTCATAACCTAAATCCCTTATTTTAGAAAGTAAAGTATATTTAAATTCTAATAATTTTGACGTATCGGAGGAAGTTACCCAATAAATAATATCACTATCATTCCTAAGAGAGATATATCTTTTTAGTGAAATTAGATTATTCCTAAACTGTGATTCCACAGATTCTATCTCATTTATTATATCCCTTCTCTCTTCTCTACTACTACTCCACCATCTATTTGAAAGCTTTATTGAGGAAATGTAAAAGTATGCTAAACTATTTTGGCTCATTATCCTCTAAGTCTTGAATAATGTCATTATACAATATTAATACTTCTTCCAAATTTGCCAAATAAGCTATAAAGTTGTTGGATAAATTCTGTCTAACGTATTCATCAAGTAAATCTAAACCATCTGCCGTAGGACCATTTATTATTCTTTCAACATACTCTTCAAATTTTTTCTTTGAATCAGCAAGTATTATAAAAGCTATGGGTATAATGCTTAATATATCCTTAGATGAAGCATTAACATCCTTTACTACATCTGAGCTAACTCCACTATAGTGAATAGAACTTAACCCATATTTCTTAGTTACTCTACTTTCAACCTTATTTTTCAACTTATCTATGGATAAAGGTAGGTTAGAAATAGGAGATGGATTGCCAACAATAATATCTACCCCAACACTATTGGAAATTCTATCTAAGTACATTATTGCCCTAAGCAAGCTGGCTAATTTGTGTTTTTTGACTGAGCTGGGCTTCTTTCCCACGTTAAACCCTATAAGGTATTTGAAGATACAGCCTGCGTAAATAGTTTTACCATTTTGTATAGGATTTTCTGCTGGTAATAGATTATATTCTACAAACTCCCTATAAATCAAAGTATATTCCTCTTCGTTTATCGAAGACTTTAAGTAGTCTTCGAAGTTCTCTATTTTTTCTCTCCTCGATTCAACAACTTGGCCTAACTCGTTGTATTTCTTAATTATTGGAGGATTATACGACATGTCAATAAATATTTGAAGTATAGGAAAGGAATCCTCACTCCTTAATACAGTGGCTGCGTAAGCGTTGTTAGGAAATTTGACAACGCCCACTATTACTCTAGAATTAACATCGCTAGATAGCGCTACATGCTTTGAAGAAGCTAAGGCTAATCTTTCCATATCGAACCATTCTTTACTTAATCGTAGAGTCTCTGAATTGGTGTCAATATTTCCGTAATTGTAAACTATTGAATCTACCTTTAGTTCCTCCGCTACTTCCTCTATTACATCCTTAATGAGAGAATCTATTTGAGGAATTGGTGGTAATATATAGTGTTCCTCAGTCTTATATATATGGACGCCATTATCTTGTAGTTTTATTAACATTATCTCCTTTCTGTTACCCTTATCGTCAATTAGAGAGCATAGAATCTCTGGTTTTTCAGGATTTGAGTATACTTCTAATAGCCCCACTTATCCCATCCTACTTAAATTTGTTAATACAGATACTTTTATTAGGATTATGGTAGAAAAACCTTTTCCAAGCTCAATAGCAATACTTCATCCACTACCAGCTAATTCTCCCTATTTCTTAGGTAAGTTTTACTCCAAACCTCATTATAATAATGTTGTCATTCGAAAACAGTTCTCCCATCATATAGAGAGATATTTAGCTCAAAACTTCTCCATACCTTAAAAGGTCCCCCCGCATAAGTTCTATGTGATAGGATTAAGAGTGACATATATATTCATTTAAATCTAAATGTAAGGCATTAGCCAGCTATAACTTTATCTGGATTACGAATATCTAAAATAAGTGATAAATAAAGATAAATCAGTAGAGTCGCTGATATAATTGATGTCAGAAGAGTCGAAGAAGGCTTTAAGGGTATTTATAACTGGTAACCCCGGTGTTGGGAAAACTACAATATTACTCTTTTTAATTAATAAATTAAGTGAGAATAATTACAAAGTTGCTGGATTTTATTGCCCAGAGGTGAGAGAGAATGGAAGAAGAATAGGTTTTAGAATAGTAGATATAACTACCAATGAAGGAGACTGGTTGGCTAAAGAAAACGCGCCTGGAAGAGTAAAAATAGGGAAGTATACAGTTTTAGAAGATAGTGCTAAAAGAATAACTGAGATTACATTGTCTAACGTTAATAAGGCAGATGTTTTAGCGATAGACGAAATTGGACCAATGGAGTTAAAAATACCTACAATAAAGAAATTAATTGAGACTATTCTAAATAATCAAAAACCTTTGATTGCAGTGTTACATAGGACACAAAAACCCATGGGAGGAAGAACCTACGTAATTACCGTTGAAAATAGGGATTCGATAAAGTACGAGATTTTGAATTACATATTAAGTAGCCTAGATTAACTTCTTCCATGGCCTTTTCTAAATTCTCTAAATTCAGATGGTATTATACGTTAAATATTTGCTCAACAAATATTCTCATAATGGTAATGCATGAATATATCAGAAAATCGCTCACAATAGATTGTGAAGCTGTTACTAACTATATTGTGGAAAGGATAAGGGAGTATCTTGAATTTAGCAATAAGAAAGGAGGAGTAATAGGGGTAAGTGGAGGAGTGGACTCAGCAGTAACTGCAACGCTTCTTGCTAAAGCTACTGATAATTTCTTCATACTTCTCATGCCTTCCTCTTCAACGCCAAAGATAGATTTGGAAGACTCCTTCGAAATGATAAAATTCCTCAACGCACAAAATAAGTACAAATTAATTAATATAGACGAAATTGTGAGCTTATTCTCAAATAAAATAGAAACAGATAACAAATACATAATAGGCAACATAAAAGCTAGAGTTAGGATGATAATACTTTACGCATATGCGCAAATGTTAGATTACTTGGTGGTAGGAACTGGAGATAAGAGCGAACTATTATTGGGATACTTCACAAAGTATGGGGATGGAGGTGTTGATGTTTTACCAATAGGTGATTTGTACAAGACACAGGTTAGAATGTTAGGAAAATGTTTGGAATTACCGGAAAGGATAGTCACAAAACCAAGCTCCCCAGCCTTATGGGAAGGACAAACCGCTGAAGGCGAATTAGGAATTGATTACGAAACAATAGATTCGATATTATACTTAAGATTTGACGAAATGAGAAGTGAAGATGAAATAGTGAAAATGTTAGGAATTCCTATAGATACTATTAAAAAAGTTGATAGACTAGTTAAAATCTCTCAGCACAAAAGACTACCCCCAGAGATATTTAGATTAAGTGGAAGAGCCATAAACTCGGATTGGAGGTTTCCTAGAAGATGGGCATAAAAGTGGAATTAGCTCAAATAAGATCTTACCCCGGAGATGTGTATAGAAACTATAAGAAACATTTAGAGATCATAGAGACCACTACTGCAGATTGTGTAATCTTTCCAGAACTCTCCTTAACTGGTTACATCATAAAAGATCTGACATATGAGATATATAAGGATGCAGAGGAGGCTACACGTAAAATAGCAGAGAAAGTTAACAAGTGTGCCGTATTTGGAACAATAAAGGAAGTTAGGAAAGGAATATTAAGAAACTCAGCGGCAGTTATAATTAATGGGAAATTAGATTATATATATAAGTTTTATCTTCCAACATATGGATTATTTGAGGAGAGAAGATACTTCCAAAGAGGAGACCCACTTAAAGATTTGAAAATTTTCGAGTATAGAGACTTAAAATTTGGTGTAGTAATTTGTGAAGATGCGTGGCATCCAGAGCCAATAGAGGCACTATCGCTTATGGGAGCTGACGCAATTTTTATACCCTCAGCATCACCAATGCGAAAACTAAGAGAAAACTTGGCAATAGAGGAGAGTTGGGATTCACTTTTGAAGGCTCACTCATTAATGAATACTGTTTGGACTGTTTTCACAAACGTTGTAGGTAGTCAAGAAGAGGAATACTTTTGGGGAGGATCTAGAGTAGTTTCTCCATTAGGTGATGTAAAACTTAAACTAAAGCTATTTTATGAGGATAGGGGAGTTGTGGAGATCACTGAGAATGAGTTGCTTAGGGCTAGGTTCTTTAGCAGTTATAGGGATCATATAAGGGAGTTTCATTCAATTCTTGATAAACTATAACTTTTATAACTGTATAAACGATATTCATTATTGGGTATGATTTCTCAAAGATTTAATCTAAATCTCTTACTCTTACTTATAATTATAATTCTGCTCATTGTAGCCATTTTCTATCCAGTAGCGCTTATTCCCGCAGCCTTAGCAGGCGCGTTCATAGATGGATATCCTTTTGCAAGAATTTTTATACCGATACCGTTATTAATATTATTCCTGTTAGGTCTTCATAATGATTTTTATGCATTTGGTACACTAGCAATGATACTATTATTGGTTCTATTATTTATTAGAAGTATTACCAAGCACCTTAGTTTTAAATTTTAAATTTATTAACCACTATCACGTTATTTTACATATGAACAGTTTAATAAAGGCATTGCTTATACTAAATCTAATATTATCCCTCACTCTATCAGAACTTTTTGTAATTCCTCTCGTTTTACTTACAGCGAAATTCATTTTATCTGGTGTAAAAAGAGATTAGAACACTTGTTCTAAGGCGTAGGGTTTTATCACTCCCTTCAATTTTTAATATATGCTACTAAGATTAGACGAGATCTTCCAAAACAAGGGATGGGATACAAGGAAAAAGATATTAGATGAATTGAAAAATAAACCCCAAACAGCTTATGAATTGTCTAAAAAACTAGGATTGAACTATTCTACAGTAAAATATCATTTAGAAATTTTAGAGAAATTCGGATTAGTAAACATTAATAGAGATAAAACAAAATGTTTTTATGCGGTGTCAAAGAATTATAAAATAGTTGAAAAGTATTTAGAGGAGGAAATAGCAAAAAGATAACTGAGAAAACTTTGAACAGTAGTTCAATATTTTTCATAATACTATATCTAATCTTTTTACTTATAGGTAAAATAAAATATGTAAAAGGAGTTGA includes:
- a CDS encoding ArsR/SmtB family transcription factor, which codes for MLLRLDEIFQNKGWDTRKKILDELKNKPQTAYELSKKLGLNYSTVKYHLEILEKFGLVNINRDKTKCFYAVSKNYKIVEKYLEEEIAKR
- a CDS encoding DsrE family protein; this translates as MSEIVKKNADSLKKNSVKVFTCEMAMKNYNVNKDSLVYVDEISRGADVIVKMANKGYEILTF
- a CDS encoding nitrilase-related carbon-nitrogen hydrolase, yielding MGIKVELAQIRSYPGDVYRNYKKHLEIIETTTADCVIFPELSLTGYIIKDLTYEIYKDAEEATRKIAEKVNKCAVFGTIKEVRKGILRNSAAVIINGKLDYIYKFYLPTYGLFEERRYFQRGDPLKDLKIFEYRDLKFGVVICEDAWHPEPIEALSLMGADAIFIPSASPMRKLRENLAIEESWDSLLKAHSLMNTVWTVFTNVVGSQEEEYFWGGSRVVSPLGDVKLKLKLFYEDRGVVEITENELLRARFFSSYRDHIREFHSILDKL
- a CDS encoding NAD+ synthase, which codes for MAFSKFSKFRWYYTLNICSTNILIMVMHEYIRKSLTIDCEAVTNYIVERIREYLEFSNKKGGVIGVSGGVDSAVTATLLAKATDNFFILLMPSSSTPKIDLEDSFEMIKFLNAQNKYKLINIDEIVSLFSNKIETDNKYIIGNIKARVRMIILYAYAQMLDYLVVGTGDKSELLLGYFTKYGDGGVDVLPIGDLYKTQVRMLGKCLELPERIVTKPSSPALWEGQTAEGELGIDYETIDSILYLRFDEMRSEDEIVKMLGIPIDTIKKVDRLVKISQHKRLPPEIFRLSGRAINSDWRFPRRWA
- a CDS encoding NUDIX hydrolase, encoding MKIFGGKKFEVFIDKVKLPNGYERELEFVKHRGSVVIIPRINNEIIMIRQFRPVIGKWIYELPAGTIEEGEEPLNTAKRELIEEIGYEAGKIKEIIGFYASPGITTEYMRLYLAEDLIYVGAKPEPYEIIEPIRVNIDEAIKMIRERKIEDAKTIIGVFALKELLK
- a CDS encoding NTPase, which gives rise to MSEESKKALRVFITGNPGVGKTTILLFLINKLSENNYKVAGFYCPEVRENGRRIGFRIVDITTNEGDWLAKENAPGRVKIGKYTVLEDSAKRITEITLSNVNKADVLAIDEIGPMELKIPTIKKLIETILNNQKPLIAVLHRTQKPMGGRTYVITVENRDSIKYEILNYILSSLD
- a CDS encoding chlorite dismutase family protein — translated: MSQNSLAYFYISSIKLSNRWWSSSREERRDIINEIESVESQFRNNLISLKRYISLRNDSDIIYWVTSSDTSKLLEFKYTLLSKIRDLGYESLSLFSIYRSSPYTRGNFDIKKVLSLEPLRYFVAYPMKKDVEWYLLPFEEREKIMKEHIETARTHPKNKGIRSYTTYSFGVGDYEFVVVYEIPELENWVEVVEALREVKARKWITKEEPIIVGELKGLDLFLI